From the Armatimonadota bacterium genome, one window contains:
- a CDS encoding crossover junction endodeoxyribonuclease RuvC yields MPRTILGIDPGTKEMGAALIRGRELIAFGVHTLRNGSRPRDIIDQARRIVLSYIREYIPAIVGIEKPLLFPTKRAALVSVIVQELRARSHELGLGVLELSARQARQIVVGDPNARKLDVAQAIVGMGFEDLRSKLPKEPPHPVLGYKSRDRYWLHMFDALAIALAIEKRFIHKMH; encoded by the coding sequence ATGCCAAGAACCATCCTCGGCATCGACCCCGGCACGAAGGAGATGGGCGCTGCCCTCATTCGAGGACGAGAGCTCATCGCTTTTGGGGTTCACACCCTGAGGAATGGGTCGCGACCCCGTGATATCATCGACCAAGCCCGACGAATCGTTCTCTCGTACATCCGAGAATACATCCCGGCGATCGTGGGAATCGAGAAACCGCTTCTCTTCCCCACGAAGCGGGCGGCCTTGGTTTCCGTTATCGTCCAAGAGCTTCGTGCTCGTTCCCATGAGCTCGGTCTTGGGGTCCTGGAGCTGTCGGCTCGCCAGGCGCGTCAGATTGTGGTCGGAGATCCCAACGCGAGAAAGCTCGATGTGGCTCAGGCCATCGTCGGGATGGGGTTCGAAGATCTGCGGTCGAAGCTGCCTAAGGAGCCGCCTCATCCGGTGCTTGGGTACAAATCCAGAGACCGCTATTGGCTTCACATGTTCGATGCACTAGCAATCGCACTCGCCATCGAGAAGCGATTCATCCACAAGATGCACTGA
- the radC gene encoding DNA repair protein RadC, protein MYVAELRKRRYRGKQPPAMTNPKDVAKLLARTLKDATREHFLVLLLNSRHTVLAVETVSVGSLNASIVHPREVFRQAILSLASAVILAHNHPSGDPEPSPDDMEITKRLSQAGELLGIEVLDHVILGGNGQFQSFREKGLLRATEK, encoded by the coding sequence ATGTATGTCGCCGAACTGCGCAAGCGGCGGTACCGCGGCAAACAGCCGCCCGCCATGACGAATCCGAAGGACGTCGCCAAGCTTCTCGCCCGCACGCTCAAGGACGCAACCCGCGAGCACTTCCTGGTGCTGCTACTCAACAGCCGGCACACCGTGCTCGCGGTCGAGACCGTTTCGGTCGGAAGCCTGAACGCGTCGATCGTCCATCCCAGGGAGGTGTTCCGGCAGGCCATCCTGTCCCTGGCCAGCGCGGTCATCCTCGCTCACAACCACCCTTCGGGCGACCCCGAGCCATCGCCCGACGACATGGAGATCACGAAGCGCCTCTCACAGGCCGGCGAGCTGCTCGGGATCGAGGTCTTGGACCACGTCATCCTGGGTGGCAACGGCCAGTTCCAGTCGTTCCGGGAGAAAGGCCTGCTCCGCGCGACGGAGAAGTGA
- a CDS encoding PD-(D/E)XK nuclease family protein codes for MEPLSVSQVQGYLFCSLKYRFQYVDRIPPAWRPAALAFGASVHSAAEWFHRERLAGRSPTPQAAAEVFAADWYAANLAPLVFPERESEAVLAEKGRELIRLYAEGLDGTPPPLLVEDRFEIDLADPETGELLDRRLRGVIDLVEADGTLVELKTAARTFDTGSLERHLQLSTYALVRLLQTGAVPPLRIDALLKTKVPRVDRLPAARSISDLSWTVRLLASVAAAIQAGHFFPNPSYRCAECEYFAQCQAWRGE; via the coding sequence ATGGAGCCGCTCAGCGTTAGCCAGGTCCAGGGCTACCTCTTCTGCTCCCTCAAGTACCGGTTCCAGTACGTCGATCGCATCCCGCCAGCCTGGCGGCCTGCAGCCCTCGCATTCGGGGCGTCGGTCCACTCGGCCGCCGAGTGGTTCCACCGGGAGCGGCTCGCCGGCCGCTCGCCCACACCGCAGGCCGCAGCCGAGGTGTTCGCGGCCGACTGGTACGCGGCCAACCTCGCTCCCTTGGTCTTCCCCGAGCGGGAGTCGGAGGCAGTCCTGGCCGAGAAGGGCCGGGAGCTGATCCGCCTATACGCGGAAGGGTTGGACGGCACGCCGCCGCCGCTCCTCGTCGAGGACCGGTTCGAGATCGACCTGGCTGACCCCGAGACCGGGGAGCTGCTCGATCGCCGCCTGCGCGGGGTGATCGACCTCGTCGAGGCCGACGGTACCTTGGTCGAGCTCAAGACCGCGGCCAGGACATTCGACACCGGATCCCTGGAGCGGCATCTCCAGCTCTCGACCTACGCGCTCGTACGGCTACTCCAGACCGGGGCGGTTCCGCCGCTTCGGATCGATGCTCTCTTGAAGACCAAGGTCCCGCGGGTCGACCGGCTGCCGGCAGCCCGCTCGATCTCGGACCTCTCCTGGACAGTCCGGCTCCTGGCCTCGGTCGCGGCAGCGATCCAAGCCGGGCACTTCTTCCCGAACCCGTCGTACCGCTGCGCTGAGTGCGAGTACTTCGCCCAGTGCCAGGCGTGGCGGGGGGAGTGA